Genomic DNA from Methanosarcina sp. MTP4:
CGTGCCAGGCTTCGTCCATTGCGATCTGGCGGAGATAGACCGCAACATCCGCAAACCCTTCCTGTTCCGCAACTTTAGACATCGCAAGATACCATCCGACTTCGGTAGTCTCCCCTTTGAAGGTGTCCTGTAAAATCTTTTCAAGACTCATTAAATACCACTTCCTGATTAGTTAAGACAATATTCAATTTACTGACATATATGTAAATCTATGTCCAGACGTAACAATATAAAACTCTATCAGTTCTTACATCGGGTCATATTTAAGGCTGAGACCTGATTAAGAACTCAAAATTAATATAATAATGAAGAATAAATAAATATCCCCAGGAGAATATAATAAAAACAGCAGGTAAAGAAATCTATCCATTTATCAGGAAGAACAAATCTCCCGAAGAGAAATAGCCATATGAAGATTTATATTGATGAAGAGAAATGTACAGGCTGCGGGGCATGCAAAGCCGCCTGCCCGAAAGGCCCGAGGGTTTATTCCATCGAAGAAAAGAACGGGAAAAAGGTCTGCGTCGTAAAGGATGCATCATACTGCCTGGGCTGCAGGATGTGCACAACGGTCTGCATGGAAGACGCAATCACCCTCGTGAACTGATTTTTAAAACAAAAAAAGCGCAGTCAGGATTTGAGAAACCTTGTCACTTGAGATACGCGTAGTGCTTGTGGAGCCCATGTACCAGGGAAACGTTGGCTCGGTAGCAAGAGCCATGAAAAACTTTGGATATTCGGACCTTGCCCTTGTAAACCCCTGTAAACTGGAAGGACAGGCAAGAGCCATGGCCTCTCATGCCAGGGAAGTACTGGAAGGAGCCAGGATTACCTCGACGGTCGAAGAAGCCGTAAAAGGTGCAAACCTTGTCATAGGGACCACGGGAATCCCGAGCCTTAAGGCAGGAGAACATATCCGGCTCCCTCTTTATACACCCCCCCAAATCAAGGAAAGGCTCAAAGGATACAGTGGGACAGTTGCAGTCCTCTTCGGGCGTGAAGATAACGGTTTCCGGAACGAGGAAATCAAAAGCTTTGACATGCTTGTTACGGTCCCTACATCGGAAGAATATCCCGTAATGAATATCTCCCATGCCGTGGCAGTGCTGCTTTACGAACTTTCCGGAATTGAAAGCGGGGAAAACCCCCTTGCGGAAGGGTTTGACCTGCGGTTATTGTACGGGCACTTAGGAGAACTTTTAGAAGAAATAGGATATCCCCCCCACAAAAAGGACAAGACTTTCCTTATGCTGAGGAGGATCTTCGGAAGAGCCGGGCTGACCCCGAGGGAAGTCCAGACCCTGCGGGGAGTGATAAGGAAAATCGAAAGGAAGATCGACGACCCCTCCGGAAAAGTTCAGGACTCTCTGCAGGAAAACGAAGGAGAGGAAGACATAGAAAAGTTCATATCAGAATAAGCCTCTCTTACATTTGGAGCTTCAATGTACATTTTTTTTAACGCTTTTTGAGCAAACTGTTTTGAACGGAGAGGCCTGGTTAAGGAAATGAAGATTTTTTCAAAAATCCTAGATAATATTTAAGATGTCAACAGATCCGGGAAGATTATGACAGAGACAGAAAGCAAGTGGAACGAAAAGCTAAAGAAATTTTTTAAAGATTATTACTGGAACGAAATCCTCCAGCTTGCAAACGAGTACCCGGACTTAAGAAGCCTCACCGTGGACTTCACCGACATAGAGAAGTTCGACAGGGAACTCTCAAAGGAGTTTCTTGACCACCCGGGAGAACTTGTAGAAGCAGCCGAAGCCGCACTGAAAGAAATTGACCTCCCCGTCGAAAAAGACTTCGAGCAGGCTCATGTCAGGATTATAAAAGTCCCTAACAGAGTCCCAATCCGGGAACTGCGCAGCAAGCACCTGGCCAGGTTCGTTGCAATCGAGGGGATGATACGGAAAGCCACGGAAGTAAGGCCCAGAATCACAAAAGCCGCATTCCAGTGTCTCCGCTGTGGACATATAACCCTTGTGGAGCAAAACAGCTTCAAATTCGAAGAGCCTTACGGGGGCTGTGAAGAAGAGACCTGCGGGAAGAAAGGCCCCTTCAAGGTCTTGATTGAAGAATCCACTTTTGTTGATGCCCAGAAACTCCAGGTCCAGGAGTCCCCCGAAAACCTGAAAGGAGGCTCTCAGCCCCAGAGCCTTGAAGTGGACGCGGAAGACGACCTTACGGGAGATGTCACCCCCGGAGACCGGGTCCTTATAAATGGAGTCCTGATATCCAGGCAGCGTACCCTCAGGGACGGGAAGTCCACCTTCTATGACCTTGTCCTTGAGGCAAACTCTATCGAAAAGCTGGACAAGGACTATGATGAACTGGAAATCACCCAGGAAGACGAAGAACAAATCCTGGAACTTTCCAGGGACCCGGAGATATACGGAAAGATCATAGGCTCGATTGCCCCTTCAATTTACGGGTATGAGGACATAAAGGAAGCCCTGGCCCTCCAGCTCTTTTCAGGAGTCGTGAAAAACCTGCCCGACGGTTCCAGGACCAGGGGAGATATCCACATGATGCTCGTGGGAGACCCGGGTATCGCTAAAAGCCAGCTCCTCCGTTATGTTGTCAAGCTTTCCCCCAGAGGTGTGTTCGCATCAGGGAGAAGTGCTTCTGCAAGCGGATTGACAGCTGCTGCCGTGAAAGACGACCTGAACGATGGCAGATGGACCATCGAAGGAGGGGCTCTCGTAATGGCAGATATGGGAATTGCCGCCGTTGACGAGATGGACAAGATGCGGACAGAGGATAAAAGTGCCCTGCACGAGGCAATGGAACAGCAAACCATCAGCATAGCCAAGGCAGGGATCATCGCAACTCTGAAGTCCCGCTGCGCCCTCCTTGGAGCGGCAAACCCTAAGTACGGACGTTTTGATCGATATGAAGGCCTGGCAGAGCAGATAAACATGCCACCGGCCCTACTCTCCCGGTTTGACCTTATATTTGTCCTGCTCGATACTCCGAACCACGCCATGGACAGCAAAATTGCTACCCACATCCTCCAGTCCCATTACGCAGGGGAACTCTTCGAACAAAGGCAAAAACTTCCCGGCTGTGAGATAAGCGAAGAATTAGTAAACGCCGAACTGGAAGTTATCGAACCTGACATTGATGCTGAAATCATGCGAAAATACGTTGCATACGCCCGGAAAAACGTATATCCCGCAATGGAAGACGACACCCGGCAGTACCTGATCAACTTTTATACGGATCTCAGGAAAACCGGAGAGGGAAAGAATACCCCCGTACCTGTTACCGCCAGGCAGCTCGAAGCCCTGGTCCGCCTCTCGGAAGCCAGCGCAAGAGTCAGACTTAGCAATAGGGTCACCCTGGAAGATGCAAGAAGGACTATCAGAATCGTAATGAACTGCCTGAAGAACGTAGGCGTGGACCCGGAAACAGGAGCTCTTGACGCGGATATCATTGCGACAGGCACAAGCAAGAACCAGAGGGACAAGATAAAGCTCCTGAAAGACATTATCAAAAAAGTAAGTGAGAGACACACGCATGGGAAAGCTCCCCTGGAAGAGGTCTATGCCGAAGCGCAAAAAGAGTGCGGTATCGACAGGCCCCATGCCGAAGAACACATAGGTAAAATGAGGCAGAGAGGAGACCTTTTTGCCCCGGATAAAGACCACATAAAAATAGTCAACAAATGAGCGGGCACCAATTAGCAAATCCCGCGCATCTTTGGAAATTCCCGATAATTATTAAATAAACTTATTAATAATTAGAATTTGTAAGGAATATTTTGAGGGAGCTATGCATCCTGAATGTAAATTTACCTATAAATAAAGTGAAAATGGTTAAGCTGTAAATACTAAAAGGGTAAAATATGTACTTAAAGATCTATGAAAACGGAAAAAACTTTTTGGTAGCGGCTTGCGACAGCGAAGTGCTTGGAAAAACACTGAAACACGGCATGGCCAATGTGGAAATAGACCGGAATTTTTACGAAGGTAAAAAGGTTTCAGAACCCGAACTCCAGGAAGCCCTATGGAGAGCAACAACTGCCAACCTCTTTGGAGAAAAAACGGTCCAGTGTGCCATAAAGTGCGAACTTGTCGATCAGGGATCCGTGATCATGATCGATGGAGTACCCCATGCCCAGATTTTCAGGGTATGAAGCCTGAGAGTATATGATGCTTAAGGAAAAGGGCAAGGACAGCAAAAATGCGATCTTGCTACCTGATACACATATCTCAAAGGAAGAGAAGATTATCCTAGAATATATTTATAAAATTAAACTGCAAATAGTGATACAGTGAACGAAAGCAGCGAAAACACCGGAATCAGGACATTGCCATCAGGGGAACTGGTTGCCGGGGTTGTGGGTAAACACAGGCGATTCCTGGAAGAATACAGAAAGGAATTCGAAGAGCTGGAAAGCCGGCTGAACGAGATCGAAGGCGAAGTCAAGAACTCGAAGAACTTCAGGAGCCAGATGCTCGAGAGAAAGGAGGTTCTTAAGGAAAAAAGGCAGCAGTTCTACCATCAGGTAGAAGGACTGCTTGAAAAGGAGCTTTTTCCGAAAATCGACCAGATATCTACCGATAAACTCCTAGAAGAAATAAAGAAACTTAAGGCCCAGATAGAGCCGGGAGAAGAACAGGAGTTTGCTGGAGCGTTTACAGGAAGCTTCCGGGAGGCATCCAGGAAAGCGGACCTTGAAGAAAGCATTGTTCAGCAGGTTGGGGCTAAAATCGAAGAAGCAAAAAACTCTAACCAGGAACTTAAAAAGATTGAGGAATCAGAAAAACAGCTGGAAGAATCCCACGGCAGCAAGAGCGAGGAATTGTCAAAAGGCAAGCCCCAGCACAAGTTGCTCAAAAGCAAAATAAAAAGCCATGAAGAGGCGCTCAAATACTGGGAAACACTGGCAGTTTAAGAACTTCCGGAAACATGCGGGTGGTAGTACATGGACAACGACGTTTCAACAGAAGAAATTGCAACGGCCGACCTTTCAGACCTCAACGAACGGGAGCTGAAGAATAAGGTAAACGAGCTCAGGAACAGGATAGAGAAGAGTGAGAGGCAGTTAAGTTCGGTTTTCAAGGAACTGAAAAATCACAGGACCGATATCGACGAACTGAAAGAAAAACGGGACTCTTTGAACCAGCAGGTCAGGGAACGGGTCAGGAAAGCGCAGGAACTCAGGAAAAAGCGGGATGGAATTAACGACCTGATATCCGAGTACAAGGAAAAAAGAAGCAGCGTAAACTCCAAAACTCAGGGTCTTTTTACCGGAATTGCGGAACTTAAGGAGAAAAGGGACGAGTACAACAGGCTTTCCCATGGAAGCGTAGAATCCCTTTCCAAAGCCTACCTGGCCGAAATGGAAACATTTTTTGATAAAGAACTCCCCCTTGCCGTTGAGATAAAGATCTACCAGAAACTAAATGACCTGGGAAAACGCCTGGAGTCTGCCAGGAAAGCAAACGAGCTTCACGCCCAGATTCAGGAAAGCTACACGGAATCCAAGGAAATCCACCAGGAAGGCGATGAACTTCACGAAAAGATCCAGGCTCTTTCCGATGAATCCCAGGCTTGCCACCTTGAAATGCTGGAAAACTTCAAGGCAGCCGACGAAATCCGGAAAGAAGCAAACATGTACCATGCCCAGCTCACGGACAAGTTCTCAAGCATAAACGCAATCAAAGAAAAAATCGATCCCCTGAAGACAGGCATTGCCAGCGCCAGAAAAGAACTTTCCTTATATCTCGATAGGTTGAAGGATGTCCAGCTGGCAAAAGACGAGAACAAGGTTAGCCAGAAACACAGTACAGCCCGGGAAAAACTTCAGAAAAATGCCCGCATGAGTCTTGAAGACCTAAAACTCCTGATTGAAAAAGGAGATGTCAAGTTCAACTCAAAAGAGTGAAAAAAGCGAGGTAGCCGGAACCACCCGGGGAAGAGCCCGTCCTTAAGGCGGGTTTCGTCATTTTTCTTTTATTGATTTATTCGATTAATTTATTCGATTAATTTATTCGATTAATTTATTCGATTAATTTATTCGATTAATTTATTCGATTGATTTATTCGATTGATTCATTCGATTGATTTATTCGATTGATTCATTCGATTGATTCATTCGATTGATTTATTCGATTATTACAGTTCCTACTTTTGTTCTTTAGTTCGCCCTGCAAAAATGCCAATAAAGAAGAGCAAGCTTCCCAAACTCAGGAAGAAAATGGATGCATTGAAACCTTTTGCTTGATATTCAGGGCCACCGGGCAAAGAAGAGTTGTTTTCGGAGCTTTCGGGGAGAGGGGACGTGGGGGTTTGGGGCTTGGGATATTTAGGGTCAAGGTACTGGTAAACGGGGAAAAACCTGACCAGTGCTCCGTCCGTCCCTGCATAGATGGTATCCACAGTTATATTCAGGAATACCGTAGAGTTTCGGGAATAAACAAGACTGGTGCCTTCGGTGGCGATGGCATCTTCCAGGGAAATCCCTTCCCTACTGAGTTCAAGCCAGACACGGCTTGCATCGGGGTCCGCACCTTTCACGTAAAGCTCATAACCCTGATAAAAGGTGTGGGAGTCTCCGGACCTTACATAGAGGTCCTCCCCATCAATCAGGATAATGGAAAGCCGATCCTCTTCATTCACGGCAGCGGATGCCGAAGAGACTCCAGAACAGACATAAATAAGGAAAAAGAGGAGGACCAGAAGGAAAAAAAGGAAGATGGGGAAAAACTGCATTCCCCTTTTTTCGCTTCCCGAAGACCTCCATGGAGACTTACTTAGGCCGTGCATAGATACATCTGCCTGCAATGACCTCTTCTTTCGTATTGTCGGCTTTCCTTATCACAAGAGCTCCGTCAGAGGTGACACCTACTGCTTTGCCTTCGATAATCCGCGAAGGAGTCGTGACTTTGACATCCCTTCCGATTGTATCGGAAAGCGCAAGCCAGTCGTTGAGGATCTGGGAAAATGGCTGGGTCTTGAAAAGGATGTACTGCTGTTCCAGTTCAAAAAGCAGGTCCTGAAGGAACTGTACCCTCCTGATATGCCTGCCCAGTTCCGCCTTCAAGGTCGTGGAACCGGCACGTAAGGGCTCGGGGATGTCTTTTAAGTCCATGTTGGCATTGATGCCGATCCCCAGCACCACGTAGTCCACGCGATCCACTTCAGCTTTTGCCTCGGTCAGGATTCCGCAAACTTTCTTCCCGTTGATGCGTACATCGTTTGGCCACTTAATACGGGCATCGAGCCCAAGGTCCCGCATCACATTGGCAACCGCAAGCCCCGCAACAAGGGTCAGCCGCGAGGCATGCCTGAGAGGGATCCCGGGTTTGAGGAGCACGGACATCCAGATCCCGCCGTGCGGGGAGATCCATTCCCTCCCCATACGACCTCTTCCGCCCTTCTGCACCTCGGCAATCACAAGCGTCCCCTCTTCCTCGGACGCTCCAATCTCTTTTGCGAGGCTGTTTGTGGAGCTTACTTCATCGAAATAATGGATCTTTTTCCCCAGAAGGGTTGTTGTAAGCCCCATCTTGATTTCCTCAGGGTAGAGGAGCTGGGGCACGGATTTCAGGACGTATCCCCTCTTGGGAGACGATTCTATTTCATAGCCGTCAGCCTGGAGGGACTTAATGTACTTCCAGACCATCGTCCTGGAAATTCCAAGTTCAAGTCCCAGTTCTTCCCCTGAGACGGGGGTTTTCTGTGCGTCCTTAAGCGCCTTAATTATCCTAGAGCGTTTATCTCCCATCCGTACACCCCATACAAATGTATGATTTCCACAGTATAATACTTTAGTTCAAACATGTACTTCATACCAAACAGACCAGAGTTTCTGGCATTTTCACATTAATTTCCACGTTTTTTAGGGAGAAAGGCCAGATTATCGCTGAGTCTTCTTGGCCATGCTGACATAGCTCTCTACGGCAGCTGCAATCGCTGCAACCTTCTTGTCCTTTGCCTCCAGAGCAGAAGCCAGAGTAATCCCTTTTTCGGACTCGGACATGACAACCTCTTCCACGGCTTCCAGGATATTCTGCTCCTCGATAAAACCGGTTGTAAGGTCACCTTTCCTGAACGCCGGGTTTCGCATGACCGCTTTATGGAAAGGAATGTTGGTAGTTACCCCTACGACCACGTATTCGTAGAGGGCTCTTTGCATCCTGGCAATCGCTTCATCCCGGGTCCTGCCCCATACGCAGAGCTTTGAGATCATTGAATCGTAAAACGGGGAGATTGTGTAACCCATATGCACCCCACTGTCAACCCTGACGCCGGGCCCGCCTGCCGAACGGTATCTCCGGATCTTCCCCGGAGAGGGGGCAAAGTCGTTGAGGGGGTCTTCAGCGTTGATCC
This window encodes:
- a CDS encoding ferredoxin family protein, with protein sequence MKIYIDEEKCTGCGACKAACPKGPRVYSIEEKNGKKVCVVKDASYCLGCRMCTTVCMEDAITLVN
- a CDS encoding RNA methyltransferase, whose translation is MSLEIRVVLVEPMYQGNVGSVARAMKNFGYSDLALVNPCKLEGQARAMASHAREVLEGARITSTVEEAVKGANLVIGTTGIPSLKAGEHIRLPLYTPPQIKERLKGYSGTVAVLFGREDNGFRNEEIKSFDMLVTVPTSEEYPVMNISHAVAVLLYELSGIESGENPLAEGFDLRLLYGHLGELLEEIGYPPHKKDKTFLMLRRIFGRAGLTPREVQTLRGVIRKIERKIDDPSGKVQDSLQENEGEEDIEKFISE
- a CDS encoding minichromosome maintenance protein MCM; this translates as MTETESKWNEKLKKFFKDYYWNEILQLANEYPDLRSLTVDFTDIEKFDRELSKEFLDHPGELVEAAEAALKEIDLPVEKDFEQAHVRIIKVPNRVPIRELRSKHLARFVAIEGMIRKATEVRPRITKAAFQCLRCGHITLVEQNSFKFEEPYGGCEEETCGKKGPFKVLIEESTFVDAQKLQVQESPENLKGGSQPQSLEVDAEDDLTGDVTPGDRVLINGVLISRQRTLRDGKSTFYDLVLEANSIEKLDKDYDELEITQEDEEQILELSRDPEIYGKIIGSIAPSIYGYEDIKEALALQLFSGVVKNLPDGSRTRGDIHMMLVGDPGIAKSQLLRYVVKLSPRGVFASGRSASASGLTAAAVKDDLNDGRWTIEGGALVMADMGIAAVDEMDKMRTEDKSALHEAMEQQTISIAKAGIIATLKSRCALLGAANPKYGRFDRYEGLAEQINMPPALLSRFDLIFVLLDTPNHAMDSKIATHILQSHYAGELFEQRQKLPGCEISEELVNAELEVIEPDIDAEIMRKYVAYARKNVYPAMEDDTRQYLINFYTDLRKTGEGKNTPVPVTARQLEALVRLSEASARVRLSNRVTLEDARRTIRIVMNCLKNVGVDPETGALDADIIATGTSKNQRDKIKLLKDIIKKVSERHTHGKAPLEEVYAEAQKECGIDRPHAEEHIGKMRQRGDLFAPDKDHIKIVNK
- a CDS encoding DUF424 domain-containing protein, translated to MYLKIYENGKNFLVAACDSEVLGKTLKHGMANVEIDRNFYEGKKVSEPELQEALWRATTANLFGEKTVQCAIKCELVDQGSVIMIDGVPHAQIFRV
- a CDS encoding coiled-coil protein, whose protein sequence is MDNDVSTEEIATADLSDLNERELKNKVNELRNRIEKSERQLSSVFKELKNHRTDIDELKEKRDSLNQQVRERVRKAQELRKKRDGINDLISEYKEKRSSVNSKTQGLFTGIAELKEKRDEYNRLSHGSVESLSKAYLAEMETFFDKELPLAVEIKIYQKLNDLGKRLESARKANELHAQIQESYTESKEIHQEGDELHEKIQALSDESQACHLEMLENFKAADEIRKEANMYHAQLTDKFSSINAIKEKIDPLKTGIASARKELSLYLDRLKDVQLAKDENKVSQKHSTAREKLQKNARMSLEDLKLLIEKGDVKFNSKE
- a CDS encoding S-layer protein domain-containing protein; translated protein: MHGLSKSPWRSSGSEKRGMQFFPIFLFFLLVLLFFLIYVCSGVSSASAAVNEEDRLSIILIDGEDLYVRSGDSHTFYQGYELYVKGADPDASRVWLELSREGISLEDAIATEGTSLVYSRNSTVFLNITVDTIYAGTDGALVRFFPVYQYLDPKYPKPQTPTSPLPESSENNSSLPGGPEYQAKGFNASIFFLSLGSLLFFIGIFAGRTKEQK
- a CDS encoding biotin--[acetyl-CoA-carboxylase] ligase, with translation MGDKRSRIIKALKDAQKTPVSGEELGLELGISRTMVWKYIKSLQADGYEIESSPKRGYVLKSVPQLLYPEEIKMGLTTTLLGKKIHYFDEVSSTNSLAKEIGASEEEGTLVIAEVQKGGRGRMGREWISPHGGIWMSVLLKPGIPLRHASRLTLVAGLAVANVMRDLGLDARIKWPNDVRINGKKVCGILTEAKAEVDRVDYVVLGIGINANMDLKDIPEPLRAGSTTLKAELGRHIRRVQFLQDLLFELEQQYILFKTQPFSQILNDWLALSDTIGRDVKVTTPSRIIEGKAVGVTSDGALVIRKADNTKEEVIAGRCIYARPK